A section of the Oryzias latipes chromosome 8, ASM223467v1 genome encodes:
- the gtf2f1 gene encoding general transcription factor IIF subunit 1 produces MTSLGGSSASTTEYTVRVPKNTSKKYNIMAFNSGDKVNCSAWTQARMERDLSARRIYGEEELPEGGAGSEFGKKQREEARRKKYGIVTREFKVEDQPWILKVNGKAGKRFKGIKKGGVTENASYYIFTQCPDGAFEAFPVHGWYNFTPVAKHRTLTAEEAEEEWGRRNKVVNHFSIMLQRRLREQERGEEDDDDADKPGKKKKKGGGKGGDLRIHDLDEDLEMSSDDSDNSMGDDGENKAKAKKDKAKGKAKKKKQKSNEKDALEDSDDGDYEGLEVDYMSDESSSEEELTKEKPNKQEEHPKGIDEASESEEESEEENQNEEEAKEEEEEEEGKKTPVQVEKKKKKDSSGESETSDDSDIEGETASALFMAKKRTPPKRAAGRGSAGSSRTSSRPGTPSIDSGSTSSTLRAAASKLEQGKRPPQGPSADSPAAKRLKMEPSSQSPGPSGKSTPQPSSGKSTPSSSDVQLTEEAVRRYLIRKPMTTKDLLKKFQTKRTGLSSEQTVNVLAQILKRLNPERKNINDKMHFYLTE; encoded by the exons ATGACATCTCTG GGGGGCAGCAGTGCTTCGACTACAGAATACACAGTGAGAGTCCCCAA AAATACAAGCAAGAAGTACAACATCATGGCTTTTAATTCTGGAGACAAAGTCAACTGTTCGGCCTGGACACAG GCTCGCATGGAACGCGACCTGAGTGCTCGGCGAATATATGGCGAGGAGGAGTTACCAGAGGGAGGGGCAGGGAGCGAGTTTGGCAAAAAGCAGCGCGAGGAAGCGCGGCGGAAGAAGTATGGCATTGTGACCAgagagttcaaggtggaggatCAGCCGTGGATTTTAAAGGTCAacggaaaagcaggaaaaag GTTCAAAGGTATAAAGAAGGGCGGCGTGACAGAAAATGCATCCTACTACATCTTTACGCAGTGTCCTGATGGAGCCTTCGAGGCTTTCCCCGTTCACGGCTGGTACAACTTCACGCCGGTGGCGAAGCACCGAACTCTGACTGCAGAGGAAGCTGAGGAGGAGTGGGGCAG GCGGAACAAGGTGGTGAATCACTTCAGCATCATGCTTCAGAGACGCCTCCGGGAACAGGAGCGGGGCGAGGAGGATGACGATGACGCCGACAAACccggaaagaagaaaaagaaagggggCGGGAAGGGTGGAGATTTGCGAATTCATGATCTGGATGAAGACCTGGAGATGAGCAGCGACGACAGCGACAACAGCATGGGAGATG AtggagaaaacaaagcaaaggcAAAGAAAGACAAAGCCAAAgggaaagcaaagaaaaagaaacaaaagagcaaTGAGAAGGATGCCCTGGAAGACAGCGATGATGGAGACTATGAGGGTCTAGAGGTGGATTATATGTCAGATGAAAGCAG ttCAGAGGAGGAGCTAACAAAGGAGAAGCCAAACAAACAGGAGGAGCACcctaaag GCATAGATGAGGCATCTGAGAGCGAGGAGGAGAgcgaggaggagaaccagaatGAAGAAGAAgcaaaggaggaagaagaggaggaggaaggaaagaAGACTCCGGTTCaggtggaaaagaaaaagaaaaaag ACAGCAGCGGGGAGTCAGAGACTTCGGACGACAGCGACATTGAGGGAGAGACGGCCTCTGCTCTGTTCATGGcg AAGAAGCGCACGCCCCCCAAACGTGCGGCAGGCCGCGGCTCTGCAGGCAGCTCCAGGACCAGCAGCCGTCCAGGGACGCCCTCCATCGACTCCGGCTCCACCTCCAGCACGCTCCGGGCAGCCGCCAGCAAACTAGAGCAAG GAAAGAGACCGCCACAGGGTCCTAGTGCCGACTCGCCGGCGGCCAAAAGGCTTAAAATGGAGCCCAGCTCTCAGAGCCCAGGACCCTCAGGGAAGAGTACACCTCAACCTTCATCAGGCAAATCCACCCCTAGTTCAAG TGATGTGCAGCTAACCGAAGAAGCGGTTCGGCGCTACTTGATCCGCAAACCGATGACCACCAAAGACCTGCTGAAGAAGTTCCAGACCAAGCGTACGGGTTTGAGCAGCGAGCAGACCGTCAACGTGCTGGCGCAGATCCTCAAGCGTCTCAACCCGGAGCGCAAGAACATCAACGACAAGATGCACTTCTACCTCACCGAATGA